The Dissulfurirhabdus thermomarina DNA window TCCGGTGCCGACCTGGTCATCATGGGCACCCACGGCCGCAAGGGGCTCGACTGGGTGGTCTTCGGCAGCGTGGCCGCGCGCCTGGTGCGCGCCGCCGCCGTGCCGGTGCTCACCGTGAACCCCGGCACGGGCGCCGGCTAGGCCGGATGGGCCGGGCCGGGCCGGCGGAAGGCGAGCGCTTCTACCGGGCGGCCATGCGGCGCCCGGGGCTGGCGGCCTTCCGGGTGCGCCACCGCGAGACGGACCTCCACGTGCAGGCCGAGCGCCCCGTGCCGGAGGCGGTCTCGCGGTGGATCATCGAGGCCCGGACCGGCATCGAGACCTACGCGCGGCGCCGCCCGGGTTTTGTCGAAGCCCTGGAGCCGTGGCCCGAAGACCCCTTCGCTCCGCCCGTGGTCCGGGAGATGATCCGGGCCGGGGCGGCCGCCGGCGTGGGGCCCATGGCCGCGGTGGCCGGGGCCATCGCCGAGTACGTCGGCCGCCGGCTCCGGGAAGAGACCGGCGGGGAGGTCATCGTGGAGAACGGGGGCGACCTCTTCGTCTGGACCCACGGCCCCGCCACGGCGAAGGTCTGGGCCGGGGATTCCCCCTTCAGCGGCCGGGTGGGGCTGCGCCTCGCCCCGGCAAAGATGCCCTTGGGGCTCTGCACGTCCTCGGGCAGGATCGGCCATTCCCGGAGCTTCGGCCGGGCCCACGCCGTCACCGTGGCGGCGCCCGTGGCCGCCCTGGCCGATGCCGCGGCCACGGCGGCGGCGAACTGCGTCGCCGGCCCTGCCGACGTGGATGCGGCCCTGGCGCTCCTCCAGCGGATCCCCGGGGTGTCCGGAGGGCTGGTGATCGTCGGCAGGCGGCTCGGCGCCTGGGGGGACATCGAGCTGGCACCTATCTGACGGGGGCGCGGCCATGGGGGATGGCGTCGCGAGAATCACCAATCACGGTGGTGCTTCAAGCCTCTCGGCCCCTCGTGGTCCCCGGCGACGCCTCGTTCCCCGCGATGGTCGCGCCCTCTCCTCGGCGATTCTCGCCTATCCATCCTCGCGCCTTGCTTGTGGCGATTTTTGCTGAGCCATCCACTCAGAGGACTTACGAGGCCATCATGGGAGGCGACCTTCTGGAACTCATCATCCTCGGATCCGGGACGTGCGTTCCCTCCCTCCGCCGGGCCGGGCCGGCGGTCTGCCTCCGGGCCGGCGGGCGGACCCTCCTGGTGGACGCCGCCGCCGGCACCCTCCGGCAGCTGGTGCGGGCGGGCGTCGCCCACGACCAGGTGGATGCCGTCCTTTTCACCCACCTCCATCCCGACCATGTGGGGGAGTTCGTTCCCTTCCTCTTCGCCATGAAGTACGCCCCGGGCTACCAACGCGAGGCGCCGGTCACGGTGCTGGCCGCCCGGGGCTTCTCGGCCTTCTACGGGCACCTCCAGGCGGCCTTCGGCCGGTGGGTGGAGCCGGGCCCGGGCCGGCTCGAGGTGCGGGAGCTGCCGGTCTCCGGCCCCGCGGAGACGGAACTCGGCCCGCTCCGCGTTTGCAGCGGGCCCACGCGCCACACGCCCATGAGCCTCGGGTACCGGGTGGAGACGCCGGCGGGGCGGTCGGTGGTCTTTTCGGGCGACACGGATGTCAGCCCCGAGCTGGTGGCGCTGGCCGCCGGGGCGGACATCTTCGTATGCGAGTGCGCGGCCCCGGAAGGGCACAAGGTGGAGGGGCACCTGACGCCCTCGGAGGCGGGGCGGATGGCGGCCGAGGCCGGGGTCGGGCGCCTGGTGCTCACGCACTTCTACCCCGAATGCGACGCCCATGACCTCGTCACGCCCTGTGCCCGGTTCTACGACGGCCCGATCCTGGTGGCGGAGGACTTCCTCCGGCTCGCCGCATGAAGGGGATGTTGCCCCGCGCCGCGCCGGCCGGAGCGCGAGGGGCTTCAGGTTTTCGGGCGGCTGGGCCGAAAAGGGAGGTGTCGGGGCGGCCGTTGACAAAACGGCGCCTTTCGACTAGGCCAGAGAATAAAATAACAGGCCGGCCCGCCCCTTGGGGCGACCCCGGCAGGACGCAACGCAAGCGGAAAAGGAGAGTGGATCCATGAAACCGAGAGGCCTCATCTGGTTGCTGGTCGTGGCGGCGCTGTTCTTGCTCCCCTTCCTGGCCCAGGCCCAGGAACTCCAGGTGCACGATGCCGCCATCGCCACGTTCATCGAGGATCGCATGCCCCAAGGGGTGGGCGAGACCTTCCCCGCCGACGTGGGCAAGCTCTACGCCTTCACCCGCATCGTCGGGGCCGAGGCAGAGACCACGGTGACCCACAAGTGGTACCACGGCGACCAGCTGATGGCCGAGATCACCTTGCCCGTCCGGTCCAACAACTGGCGGACCTGGAGCAGCAAGAACATCTGGCAGGGGTGGACCGGCCAGTGGCGGGTGGACGTCGTGGGGCCGGACGGAACGGTGCTCAAGTCCATCACCTTCACCATCCAGTAGTCCCGGTTCTCGACACGACCGCAGGGCGACGGGCCTTTGCCCGCCGCCCTTTTTTGATGGCCCCGGGGAAAGCCCTCTGAGTGGATGGCTCAGCAAAGATCGCCAGGTGCAAGCCGCAAGGATGTCGGGGTGTGGAGCGTACGGTACGCCGCAATGACGAGAACATGCGAAGTGCCGCGGCCCCCCGCGCATCTCGACGACGCCATCTTTTTGTCTCGTGCGCGGCCTTTCCGGTTGTGCCGGGCGGGAGGGACGTTGTACAAGGGAGGCAGGAGCCGGGCGGGGGAGCCAGGGGAGGAGGCGCCGTGGGGGCGGATCGGCCGGGGGCGGCTGCCGGTTGGCAGGAGGAGGGCCGGGATCTCTGGCGGCGCCTCGTCCGCCCCGACCGCCACGCCCTGCTGCTCGACCGGGACCTCCTCGCCGACCTCGATGCCTATGGCCTTTCCGGCCTGCTCCGGGAGCGGGAGGGGTGGCTGCACCCGGCGGTCCCCTGGGAACTCCTCCTCGACGACTACCTGCTTCCCGAGGTGCTCTTCCACTACGCGGCGCTGCTCCGGCTGGGGGTGCTCCCCGTGCTCGAGGCGGCGGCCGCCCGGCCGCCCGAGCCCGACGGGTGCGGGCGGTGCGGGGCCTGCTGCCTCTCCATGGCCTTCACCATCGAGACCCGGGCGGCGGACGTCCGGCGGCTCCGGGCCTTCCTCCGGGCGCCCGGGGTCGGGATGACGCCCCGGCGGGCCGCGGTCCTCGCCGGCAGCCTCGCCCGGGCCTGGTGCGGGGCGCGGCGGGTGGGGGCGGGCGAGGGGATGCTCCTGGCCTGCCCGCTTCTTGCCCGGGCGGGGAAAGGGGCCGCGGCGTGCGCCGCCTATGCCGCTCGGCCCGAGGTGTGCCGGGGCTTTTCCCGGGCACAGTGCGAGCGGTTCCTGGAGGAGCGCCGGCGCTGGAAGGAGCGGCGCCGGGCGACAGCCGCCGGGGAGTGAGGTCCGGAGCCGCCGAACGTCCGCCGGATCAATACTCGGCGGGCAGCCGCCGGACCTCGGCCCGGGTGAAGACGGGGCCGTCCGTGCAGACGGTGGCGGGCCCCACGGTGCAGTGGCCGCAGACCCCGAGCCCGCACTTCATCCGGTTCTCCAGGGAGAGGTAGACCTGCTCGTCGCGCCAGCCGAGCTTCTCCAGCGGCGGCATGGTGAACTTGATCATGATGGGGGGGCCGCAGACCAGGGCGGCGGCGTTGTCCGGCGGCGGCGCCACCTGCTCGGCCACCGCCGGGACGAAGCCCACGAGCCCGTCCCAGCCGGGG harbors:
- a CDS encoding UPF0280 family protein, whose translation is MGRAGPAEGERFYRAAMRRPGLAAFRVRHRETDLHVQAERPVPEAVSRWIIEARTGIETYARRRPGFVEALEPWPEDPFAPPVVREMIRAGAAAGVGPMAAVAGAIAEYVGRRLREETGGEVIVENGGDLFVWTHGPATAKVWAGDSPFSGRVGLRLAPAKMPLGLCTSSGRIGHSRSFGRAHAVTVAAPVAALADAAATAAANCVAGPADVDAALALLQRIPGVSGGLVIVGRRLGAWGDIELAPI
- a CDS encoding MBL fold metallo-hydrolase; translated protein: MGGDLLELIILGSGTCVPSLRRAGPAVCLRAGGRTLLVDAAAGTLRQLVRAGVAHDQVDAVLFTHLHPDHVGEFVPFLFAMKYAPGYQREAPVTVLAARGFSAFYGHLQAAFGRWVEPGPGRLEVRELPVSGPAETELGPLRVCSGPTRHTPMSLGYRVETPAGRSVVFSGDTDVSPELVALAAGADIFVCECAAPEGHKVEGHLTPSEAGRMAAEAGVGRLVLTHFYPECDAHDLVTPCARFYDGPILVAEDFLRLAA
- a CDS encoding YkgJ family cysteine cluster protein, with amino-acid sequence MGADRPGAAAGWQEEGRDLWRRLVRPDRHALLLDRDLLADLDAYGLSGLLREREGWLHPAVPWELLLDDYLLPEVLFHYAALLRLGVLPVLEAAAARPPEPDGCGRCGACCLSMAFTIETRAADVRRLRAFLRAPGVGMTPRRAAVLAGSLARAWCGARRVGAGEGMLLACPLLARAGKGAAACAAYAARPEVCRGFSRAQCERFLEERRRWKERRRATAAGE
- a CDS encoding DUF2914 domain-containing protein produces the protein MKPRGLIWLLVVAALFLLPFLAQAQELQVHDAAIATFIEDRMPQGVGETFPADVGKLYAFTRIVGAEAETTVTHKWYHGDQLMAEITLPVRSNNWRTWSSKNIWQGWTGQWRVDVVGPDGTVLKSITFTIQ